One region of Anaeromyxobacter paludicola genomic DNA includes:
- a CDS encoding ATP-binding protein, producing the protein MKLESDGSALVESERRLRTVVSAVTAGIVFKDRTGAILECNPAAESILGITRDPGTGQLAADPRIGAIREDGTPYRVEDWPVFEAIRTGRPARDAVMGFTQPGAAVRWVRVNAVPLAEPGAAPYAAVVLLDDISAEREAGLELRRRERRLNVALECAGHYYWEEDIASGRFVAGQPWTLLGYAPGEIEPTSRAWLALGYPGDEERRKALKLAHLEGRSPSYRAEYRARARDGSWRWLLTCGRALRDEPGGAVMLAGTITDITESKQLESQLRHADRLASVGTLAAGVAHEVNNPLTYVMANLDFVDDALARAEAGEGPAVPASELRVVIGEAAAGAERVKQIVKGLRHFVRAPRSPERHLVDPRLEVDAAIALARHEVTARAELRVDVPEELPRIVAGEHEISQVLVNLLMNAGQAIPEGHAGSSTVSLSATVAGERVCFTVRDTGTGIPDADLSRIFDPFFTTKPVGSGTGLGLSVCHGIVTSLGGTIEVTTELGHGSTFRVCLPVAPAQGQELAAPVEAPTSARGRVLIIDDEPLVARGMARLLAKDHEVAVAGSAADALKRIHSGESWDVILCDLMMPQMDGVDFEAALATSCPALVPRIVFITGGAFTERAQAFLAGDRRRMYKPVVPSELRALIASMLMGR; encoded by the coding sequence GTGAAGCTCGAGTCCGATGGCAGTGCTCTCGTCGAGAGCGAGAGGCGGCTCCGCACCGTCGTGAGCGCGGTCACCGCGGGCATCGTCTTCAAGGACCGGACCGGCGCGATCCTGGAGTGCAACCCCGCCGCGGAGAGCATCCTGGGGATCACCCGCGACCCGGGGACGGGCCAGCTGGCGGCCGACCCCAGGATCGGCGCCATCCGTGAGGATGGGACCCCGTACCGCGTCGAAGACTGGCCGGTGTTCGAGGCCATCCGGACCGGGCGTCCCGCTCGCGACGCCGTCATGGGCTTCACGCAGCCTGGGGCAGCCGTCCGGTGGGTTCGCGTCAACGCCGTTCCCCTGGCCGAGCCCGGGGCGGCGCCGTACGCGGCCGTCGTCTTGCTCGACGACATCAGCGCGGAGCGAGAGGCCGGCCTGGAGCTGCGCCGGCGCGAGAGGCGGCTCAACGTGGCCCTGGAATGCGCCGGTCACTACTACTGGGAGGAAGACATCGCCTCGGGGCGCTTCGTCGCGGGGCAGCCGTGGACGCTCCTCGGCTATGCGCCAGGCGAGATCGAGCCGACCAGCCGCGCGTGGCTGGCCCTCGGCTACCCCGGCGACGAGGAGCGACGCAAGGCCCTCAAGCTGGCCCACCTGGAGGGCCGGAGTCCCTCGTACCGCGCGGAGTATCGTGCTCGGGCCAGGGACGGCTCCTGGCGCTGGTTGCTGACGTGTGGGCGCGCCCTCAGGGACGAGCCGGGTGGCGCGGTGATGCTCGCAGGCACCATCACCGACATCACGGAGTCGAAGCAGCTCGAGAGCCAGCTGCGGCACGCCGATCGACTCGCGAGCGTGGGAACGCTCGCGGCGGGCGTCGCCCACGAGGTCAACAACCCCCTCACCTACGTGATGGCCAACCTCGACTTCGTCGATGACGCCCTCGCGCGAGCGGAGGCCGGCGAGGGCCCGGCGGTCCCGGCGAGCGAGCTGCGCGTGGTCATCGGGGAAGCCGCGGCGGGCGCCGAGCGGGTCAAGCAGATCGTCAAGGGCCTTCGGCACTTCGTGAGAGCCCCCCGCTCTCCCGAGCGGCACCTCGTCGATCCGCGGCTCGAGGTCGACGCCGCGATCGCGCTGGCGCGCCACGAGGTGACCGCGCGCGCCGAGCTCCGGGTGGACGTCCCCGAGGAGCTCCCGAGGATCGTGGCCGGGGAGCACGAGATCTCGCAGGTGCTCGTCAACTTGCTGATGAACGCGGGGCAAGCCATCCCCGAGGGTCACGCCGGCTCGAGCACGGTGTCGTTGAGCGCCACGGTCGCCGGCGAGCGGGTCTGCTTCACGGTGAGGGATACCGGGACCGGCATCCCGGACGCCGACCTCTCCCGGATCTTCGACCCGTTCTTCACGACCAAGCCGGTCGGTTCGGGGACCGGCCTCGGGCTCTCGGTCTGCCACGGGATCGTGACCTCCCTGGGCGGCACGATCGAGGTCACCACGGAGCTCGGTCACGGCAGCACGTTTCGCGTGTGCCTGCCGGTCGCGCCCGCCCAGGGTCAGGAGCTGGCCGCCCCCGTCGAGGCGCCGACCTCCGCCCGGGGACGGGTCCTGATCATCGACGACGAGCCCCTGGTGGCGCGCGGCATGGCCCGCCTCCTCGCCAAGGACCACGAGGTCGCCGTCGCGGGCTCCGCGGCCGACGCGCTGAAGCGGATCCACTCCGGCGAATCGTGGGACGTGATCCTGTGTGACCTGATGATGCCGCAGATGGATGGGGTGGACTTCGAGGCGGCGCTCGCCACCTCGTGCCCGGCCCTCGTCCCCAGGATCGTCTTCATCACGGGCGGCGCGTTCACGGAGCGGGCCCAGGCGTTCCTGGCGGGCGACCGGAGGCGGATGTACAAGCCGGTGGTGCCGTCGGAGCTGCGGGCGCTCATCGCCTCCATGCTCATGGGCCGCTAG
- a CDS encoding BrnT family toxin, giving the protein MNFAWDARKAVSNRRKHGVSFEEAATVFADVLALHIEDLVDPQRTLLLGLSTRGRLLLVVHAALDESTVRIISARRATSHERRRYEEEGP; this is encoded by the coding sequence GTGAACTTCGCTTGGGACGCTCGCAAGGCCGTCTCGAACCGGAGGAAGCACGGCGTTTCCTTCGAGGAGGCAGCGACCGTGTTCGCTGACGTGCTTGCGCTCCATATCGAAGACCTCGTCGATCCCCAACGGACGCTCCTGCTTGGGTTGTCCACCCGAGGTCGGCTACTCCTCGTCGTTCACGCGGCATTGGACGAGTCGACAGTGCGGATCATCAGTGCCCGGCGCGCCACCTCGCACGAGCGGAGGCGATATGAAGAAGAAGGTCCGTAA
- a CDS encoding multiheme c-type cytochrome, with the protein MRRISLALALIGAVAVSGCGRSGSSASSGQKGANTDTFNINIYQAPVGGWITSADSRINCGASDLGTPVADADGVLHSTPTYITGHAVCPKQTTYPYGTSVTFTATADTGFTFITWAGDCAGSAATCTLTGKADAAPIAIFAKAGSAGHAAVFSSAEHGVAFGKFLQGDATAPKCTNCHGPTLLGAGIAPACSPCHQAANAANVTAGLESCAKCHAAAGTTGINNGADHQALYNKFAHPTNATLNASIVSVSTNTTSQVATVTFTLTKNGQPYTGDVTKLGQKTVYAARFDRATGKVVEYFSLSKLAPTATPGTFTAKNNATPAPATPPVTPVLATFAPEASDAFVYAYFAENPTLWPNLKNYKIYGNVTSAAMTFKATGQTDPWTYTSTANVAGCQKCHPTPYMKHGYRAAVVAGLPDFMACKACHADTRVGEDFIFQLTYDNFPWIAANGENYTPAIEAQYAYNASVMNDTHMAHSGEIKYPQEMSNCVVCHEGNLATITADQNFNGKVCKSCHPTTSPVDAAAPSFANVTDGAKLGQKLAYHNFNWQNGTVLEGTAPNQTELACTACHSDSAKDVNCDANYNCTVDQTSGAIDGKGPFMYGSYVPLFKDIHSGLNKAIYAADGSRYSASMQTTVGTTSFASNKLTLAFSVSNVPSNVTIKPTVTASLYGYDTKDFVVSGHSSQFSDKTPNLEFSEGACLRGTGGTTGVPCKPSNTARLNVTPLAAAGNSNWTVTIDLSTWATKLSDGSVKRIEVGFLPDATLVTGVAPNTVSTSIAISGLAVTYDLGAGAVVQDTVGKGANAIVDAAKCNNCHDALGTTFHSPSYGSAGVVGCRLCHFVGTGGSHLEMQSRSIDSYVHSIHSFQAFDIANVNFADPVAALEYEDHITATYPMFTTLNCESCHTAGSYGVPDQKKSMPGIQSASASITGKTRAINGVPSVVTGPASRACGGCHRAELIKEDAAGALNAFDDHAGASFGYRQVSDAAPKTITDKWNDIVMKVLP; encoded by the coding sequence ATGCGTCGTATCTCGTTGGCACTGGCGCTCATCGGTGCCGTGGCCGTTTCCGGATGCGGGAGGAGCGGTTCCTCCGCCTCGTCCGGCCAGAAGGGCGCGAACACCGATACGTTCAACATCAACATCTACCAGGCGCCGGTCGGCGGCTGGATCACCTCGGCAGACAGCCGGATCAACTGCGGCGCCTCCGATCTGGGCACCCCGGTTGCGGACGCTGACGGCGTCCTCCACTCGACCCCGACATACATCACCGGCCACGCCGTCTGCCCGAAGCAGACGACCTACCCCTACGGCACCAGCGTGACGTTCACCGCGACCGCCGACACGGGCTTCACCTTCATCACCTGGGCGGGTGACTGCGCCGGCTCGGCCGCCACCTGCACGCTCACCGGCAAGGCCGACGCGGCCCCGATCGCGATCTTCGCGAAGGCAGGCTCGGCGGGCCACGCGGCCGTCTTCTCGTCCGCGGAGCACGGTGTCGCGTTCGGGAAGTTCCTCCAGGGCGACGCGACCGCCCCGAAGTGCACCAACTGCCACGGCCCGACGCTGCTCGGCGCCGGCATCGCGCCGGCCTGCAGCCCGTGCCACCAGGCTGCCAACGCCGCGAACGTGACTGCCGGTCTCGAGTCCTGCGCCAAGTGCCACGCGGCTGCCGGTACCACCGGCATCAACAACGGCGCGGACCACCAGGCGCTCTACAACAAGTTCGCGCACCCGACGAACGCCACCCTGAACGCGTCCATCGTCAGCGTCAGCACCAACACGACGTCGCAGGTCGCGACCGTGACCTTCACCCTGACCAAGAACGGTCAGCCTTACACGGGCGATGTGACCAAGCTCGGCCAGAAGACCGTGTACGCGGCCCGGTTTGACCGCGCCACCGGCAAGGTCGTCGAGTACTTCTCGCTGTCGAAGCTCGCGCCCACCGCGACGCCCGGCACGTTCACGGCCAAGAACAATGCGACGCCGGCGCCGGCGACCCCGCCCGTCACGCCGGTCCTGGCGACTTTCGCGCCCGAGGCTTCGGACGCGTTCGTCTACGCGTACTTCGCCGAGAACCCGACCCTCTGGCCGAACCTCAAGAACTACAAGATCTACGGGAACGTCACGAGCGCCGCGATGACCTTCAAGGCCACCGGCCAGACGGATCCGTGGACCTACACCTCCACCGCCAACGTCGCGGGCTGCCAGAAGTGCCACCCGACGCCGTACATGAAGCACGGTTACCGCGCCGCCGTCGTGGCCGGCCTGCCCGACTTCATGGCCTGCAAGGCCTGCCACGCCGACACCCGCGTGGGCGAGGACTTCATCTTCCAGCTCACCTACGACAACTTCCCTTGGATCGCCGCCAACGGGGAGAACTACACCCCTGCGATCGAGGCGCAGTACGCCTACAACGCGAGCGTGATGAACGACACGCACATGGCGCACTCCGGCGAGATCAAGTACCCGCAGGAGATGTCGAACTGCGTGGTCTGCCACGAGGGTAACCTCGCCACCATTACCGCGGACCAGAACTTCAACGGGAAGGTGTGCAAGAGCTGCCACCCGACGACCTCGCCGGTCGATGCCGCGGCGCCGAGCTTCGCGAACGTGACCGACGGCGCCAAGCTGGGTCAGAAGCTCGCGTACCACAACTTCAACTGGCAGAACGGCACGGTCCTCGAGGGTACCGCCCCGAATCAGACCGAACTGGCCTGCACCGCCTGCCACAGCGATTCCGCTAAGGACGTCAACTGTGACGCCAACTACAACTGCACCGTGGATCAAACCAGCGGCGCGATCGACGGTAAGGGCCCGTTCATGTACGGATCGTACGTCCCGCTGTTCAAGGACATCCACTCCGGTCTGAACAAGGCCATCTACGCTGCCGACGGGAGCCGCTACTCGGCCAGCATGCAGACGACCGTTGGCACGACCTCGTTCGCGTCCAACAAGCTCACGCTCGCGTTCAGCGTCAGCAACGTCCCGTCCAACGTGACGATCAAGCCGACTGTCACGGCCAGCCTCTACGGCTACGACACGAAGGACTTCGTCGTCAGCGGCCACAGCAGCCAGTTCTCGGACAAGACGCCGAACCTCGAGTTCAGCGAGGGCGCCTGCCTCCGCGGCACCGGCGGGACCACCGGCGTGCCCTGCAAGCCGTCGAACACGGCGCGCCTCAACGTCACCCCGCTCGCCGCGGCCGGCAACTCCAACTGGACGGTCACCATCGACCTGTCGACGTGGGCTACCAAGCTCTCGGACGGCTCGGTCAAGCGTATCGAGGTCGGCTTCCTGCCGGACGCCACGCTAGTGACTGGCGTTGCTCCGAACACCGTCTCGACCTCGATCGCGATCTCCGGCCTGGCCGTGACCTACGACCTCGGCGCCGGCGCGGTCGTCCAGGACACCGTCGGCAAGGGCGCCAACGCCATCGTCGACGCGGCCAAGTGCAACAACTGCCACGACGCGCTCGGCACCACCTTCCACAGCCCGAGCTACGGCTCTGCGGGCGTGGTCGGCTGCCGCCTCTGCCACTTCGTTGGCACCGGTGGGTCGCACCTCGAGATGCAGTCGCGCTCGATCGACTCGTACGTCCACTCGATCCACTCGTTCCAGGCGTTCGACATCGCGAACGTCAACTTCGCGGATCCCGTCGCGGCGCTCGAGTATGAGGATCACATCACGGCCACGTACCCGATGTTCACGACGCTGAACTGCGAGTCGTGCCACACCGCGGGTTCCTACGGCGTGCCCGACCAGAAGAAGTCGATGCCCGGCATCCAGTCGGCCTCCGCCTCGATCACCGGCAAGACCCGGGCGATCAACGGCGTGCCGAGCGTCGTCACCGGCCCTGCCTCCAGGGCCTGCGGCGGCTGCCACCGCGCCGAGCTCATCAAGGAGGACGCGGCCGGCGCGCTCAACGCGTTCGACGATCACGCTGGCGCGTCGTTCGGTTACCGCCAGGTCTCCGATGCGGCGCCGAAGACCATCACCGACAAGTGGAACGACATCGTCATGAAGGTGCTCCCGTAG
- a CDS encoding transposase, whose product MTAPRQVLPGTTYLVTRRCSERRFFLRPSPLTNAIFLYVLAVAARLYGVRLHAFCVLSNHYHLVLTDPHARLPAFMQYLDGLVARAVNAALGRWEGFWSAEASYNAVSQADSDDVVRKIAYVLANPVSAGLVRSGRDWPGLWSSPEQLGTATLTAARPKVFFHPCGALPESVSLQLTLPPGFSCPEELRARVESAMTELPERRRTEGKVRGFLGRAAVLAQSPFGRPGTGEPRRKLSPRFAAADPVKRVEAISRWRTFLDGYRRALASWRSGVRNVLFPPGTYQLRLEHRAPCAAPG is encoded by the coding sequence ATGACCGCGCCACGCCAGGTGCTCCCCGGCACCACCTACCTCGTCACCCGCCGCTGTTCCGAGCGCCGCTTCTTCCTGCGCCCTTCCCCGCTCACCAACGCCATCTTCCTCTACGTCCTCGCCGTCGCGGCCAGGCTGTACGGCGTCCGGCTCCACGCCTTCTGCGTCCTCTCGAACCACTACCACCTCGTCCTCACCGACCCCCACGCCCGCCTCCCCGCCTTCATGCAGTACCTGGACGGCCTGGTGGCCCGCGCGGTCAACGCCGCGCTCGGCCGCTGGGAGGGCTTCTGGTCAGCGGAAGCGTCCTACAACGCGGTCTCCCAGGCCGACTCCGACGACGTCGTCCGGAAGATCGCCTACGTCCTCGCCAACCCCGTCTCCGCCGGCCTGGTGCGCAGCGGCCGCGACTGGCCCGGCCTCTGGTCGTCCCCCGAGCAGCTCGGCACCGCTACCCTGACGGCCGCCCGGCCAAAGGTGTTCTTTCACCCCTGCGGCGCCCTGCCGGAGTCGGTCTCCCTGCAGCTCACGCTTCCGCCCGGCTTCTCCTGCCCCGAGGAGCTGCGGGCCCGGGTGGAGTCAGCGATGACCGAGCTCCCGGAGCGACGGCGCACCGAAGGAAAGGTGCGCGGGTTCCTGGGCCGGGCCGCAGTGCTCGCCCAGAGCCCCTTCGGCCGGCCCGGTACCGGCGAGCCGCGGCGGAAGCTCAGCCCCCGCTTCGCCGCCGCCGACCCGGTGAAACGGGTCGAGGCCATCAGCCGCTGGCGCACGTTCCTCGATGGCTATCGTCGGGCTCTGGCGTCCTGGCGGTCCGGCGTGCGCAATGTGCTCTTCCCTCCCGGCACCTACCAGCTCCGCCTCGAGCACCGCGCACCCTGCGCGGCGCCGGGGTGA